Proteins from a single region of Macrotis lagotis isolate mMagLag1 chromosome 2, bilby.v1.9.chrom.fasta, whole genome shotgun sequence:
- the CDK3 gene encoding cyclin-dependent kinase 3 isoform X2 has product MDVFQKVEKIGEGTYGVVYKARNKQTGQLVALKKIRLDSETEGVPSTAIREISLLKELKHPNIVRLLDVVHSEKKLYLVFEFLSQDLKKYMDSAAAAELPLHLVKSYLFQLLQGVNFCHSHRVIHRDLKPQNLLINELGAIKLADFGLARAFGVPLRTYTHEVVTLWYRAPEILLGCKFYSTAVDVWSIGCIFAEMVTRRALFPGDSEIDQLFRIFRTLGTPSEAMWPGVTQLPDYKGSFPKWTRKSIEEIVPSLDPEGKDLLMKAR; this is encoded by the exons ATGGACGTGTTCCAGAAGGTGGAGAAGATTGGCGAGGGCACCTACGGGGTGGTGTACAAGGCCAGGAACAAGCAGACCGGGCAGCTGGTGGCCCTGAAGAAGATCCGCCTGGACTC GGAAACTGAGGGCGTCCCCAGCACTGCCATTCGGGAGATCTCCCTTCTCAAAGAGCTTAAGCACCCCAATATTGTCAG GCTACTAGATGTGGTTCATAGCGAGAAAAAGTTGTACCTGGTATTTGAGTTCCTCAGCCAGGACCTGAAGAAATACATGGACTCGGCTGCAGCCGCAGAACTACCTCTGCACCTTGTCAAG AGCTACCTGTTCCAGCTGCTCCAAGGGGTCAATTTCTGCCATTCTCATCGGGTCATCCACCGTGATCTCAAGCCCCAGAATCTTCTCATCAATGAGCTAGGTGCCATCAAGCTGGCTGATTTTGGGTTGGCCCGGGCCTTTGGCGTGCCCCTACGTACCTACACCCATGAG GTGGTTACCCTCTGGTATCGCGCCCCTGAGATTCTCCTGGGCTGCAAGTTCTACTCAACAGCTGTGGATGTCTGGAGCATTGGTTGCATCTTTGCGGAGATG gTGACACGCAGGGCCCTGTTTCCTGGGGATTCTGAGATTGATCAGCTGTTTCGAATTTTTCGGACCCTGGGTACACCCAGTGAGGCCATGTGGCCAGGGGTCACCCAGCTGCCAGACTATAAGGGCAGTTTCCCTAAGTGGACCAGGAAGTCGATAGAGGAGATTGTGCCTAGTCTTGACCCAGAAGGCAAGGACCTGCTCATG aaagcaaggTAA
- the TEN1 gene encoding CST complex subunit TEN1, with translation MLPRAGVYYFPWEISSGAVPEGETVRTFGRFHCYNMVESRVTLVAQHDAVQHQVHVFTKLVEPFQAQTGSLYIVLGEYEQSDDKVSMVKARVLTCVEGINLPLLEQAIQKQRKYDQERKHQQGNGSQEHGQENKDNNYP, from the exons ATGCTCCCCAGAGCTGGGGTCTATTACTTTCCTTGGGAGATAAGTTCTGGGGCAGTCCCAGAAGGAGAAACTGTGAGAACATTTGGCAG GTTCCATTGTTATAATATGGTTGAGTCCAGAGTTACTTTGGTTGCTCAGCATGACGCAGTCCAGCATCAGGTCCATGTCTTTACCAAATTGGTCGAACCTTTCCAGGCCCAGACAGGGTCCCTGTATATCGTACTGGGGGAGTATGAACAGAGCGATG ATAAGGTTTCCATGGTAAAGGCTCGTGTGCTGACTTGTGTGGAGGGGATAAACCTGCCTTTGTTAGAACAAGCCATCCAGAAGCAAAGGAAGTATGACCAGGAGAGGAAACATCAACAAGGGAATGGGAGCCAAGAACATGGACAAGAGAACAAAGACAACAACTACCCTTGA